The following proteins are encoded in a genomic region of Chryseobacterium cucumeris:
- the nuoD gene encoding NADH dehydrogenase (quinone) subunit D has product MKDNSLSNILNQYESKEQIDGQLYTLNLGPTHPATHGIFQNILTMDGERILHAEQTVGYIHRAFEKISERRNYSQITTLTDRMNYCSAPINNLGWHMTVEKLIGVEVPKRVDYMRVILMELARIGDHLICNGVTGMDSGAITGLTYMFIERERIYDMYEQICGARMTTNMGRIGGFERDFTPKFHELIKDFLKTFPPRFKEFCTLLERNRIFMDRTIGTGAISAERALSYGFTGPNLRAAGVDYDVRVAQPYSSYQDFDFIIPVGTSGDTYDRFMVRQQEVWESIKIIKQAYENLPEGPFHADVPDFYLPEKADVYQKMEALIYHFKIVMGETDVPKGEVYHAVEGGNGELGFYLVSDGGRSPYRLHFRRPCFIYYQAYPEMITGSVISDAIVTMCSMNIIAGELDA; this is encoded by the coding sequence ATGAAAGATAACTCATTATCTAATATACTAAACCAGTACGAAAGTAAGGAACAGATTGACGGACAATTATACACCCTGAATCTGGGACCTACCCACCCTGCTACTCACGGGATTTTCCAGAATATCTTAACGATGGACGGAGAAAGAATCCTTCACGCAGAGCAAACCGTAGGATATATCCACAGAGCATTTGAGAAAATTTCTGAAAGAAGAAACTATTCTCAGATCACTACCCTTACGGACCGTATGAATTACTGTTCTGCACCCATCAATAACTTAGGCTGGCACATGACAGTAGAAAAACTGATTGGCGTAGAAGTTCCAAAACGCGTAGACTATATGCGCGTTATCCTGATGGAGCTTGCCAGAATCGGTGACCACCTGATCTGTAACGGGGTAACCGGAATGGACTCAGGAGCTATTACAGGTCTTACTTATATGTTCATCGAAAGAGAACGTATTTATGATATGTATGAGCAAATCTGCGGAGCCAGAATGACAACCAATATGGGAAGAATCGGAGGTTTTGAAAGAGATTTCACTCCTAAATTCCATGAGCTGATCAAGGATTTCTTAAAAACTTTCCCACCAAGATTCAAAGAATTCTGTACTTTATTAGAAAGAAACAGAATTTTCATGGACAGAACCATCGGTACAGGAGCTATTTCTGCCGAAAGAGCTTTAAGCTACGGTTTCACAGGTCCTAACTTACGTGCAGCAGGGGTAGATTACGATGTACGAGTTGCGCAGCCTTATTCTTCATATCAGGATTTCGACTTCATTATTCCGGTAGGAACTTCAGGAGATACTTACGACCGTTTCATGGTTCGTCAGCAGGAAGTCTGGGAATCAATCAAAATTATCAAACAAGCATACGAAAATCTTCCGGAAGGACCATTCCATGCGGATGTCCCTGATTTCTATCTTCCTGAAAAGGCAGATGTATACCAGAAAATGGAAGCATTGATCTACCATTTCAAAATCGTAATGGGAGAAACCGATGTACCGAAAGGAGAAGTTTACCATGCTGTAGAAGGTGGAAACGGAGAATTAGGTTTCTATCTTGTGAGTGACGGAGGAAGAAGCCCTTACAGACTTCACTTCAGAAGACCATGCTTCATCTACTATCAAGCATACCCTGAAATGATTACAGGTTCTGTAATTTCAGATGCCATTGTAACGATGTGTAGTATGAATATTATTGCAGGAGAATTAGACGCATAA
- the nuoK gene encoding NADH-quinone oxidoreductase subunit NuoK has protein sequence MGEVNTFIQSIPLDYFIILSSVLFCLGVMGVLLRKNAIVILGCVELMLNSVNLLLAAFSAYKGNGDGQLLVFFIMVVAAAEVAVGLAIIAMLYRNTRSVDVSIFNKLRG, from the coding sequence ATGGGAGAAGTAAATACATTTATACAAAGCATCCCTTTGGACTACTTCATCATTCTTTCATCAGTATTATTCTGTTTGGGAGTAATGGGAGTATTGCTTAGAAAAAATGCTATTGTGATTCTGGGCTGTGTAGAGCTTATGCTGAATTCTGTAAACCTTTTATTGGCAGCTTTTTCAGCGTATAAAGGCAACGGCGACGGACAACTTTTAGTTTTCTTCATTATGGTGGTAGCAGCGGCTGAAGTAGCAGTAGGTCTGGCAATTATTGCTATGCTATATAGAAACACCCGTTCTGTAGATGTGAGTATATTTAATAAATTAAGAGGATAA
- a CDS encoding NADH-quinone oxidoreductase subunit C encodes MTNEFVLEAITREFPESVISSSEPYGMLTIEVKKEDIKKIIHYLKDSSLEFNFLTDICGIHYPEFPEKEIGVVYHLHNMMANFRLRLKIFMSRENIEVDSLVDLYVGANWMERETFDFYGIKFKGHPDLRPILNMEDLGYHPMLKEYRLEDGTRTDKNDSMFGR; translated from the coding sequence ATGACAAACGAATTTGTATTAGAAGCAATCACAAGAGAATTTCCGGAATCTGTTATTTCAAGTTCAGAACCTTATGGAATGTTGACTATTGAAGTGAAGAAAGAAGATATTAAGAAAATCATTCACTATCTGAAAGATTCATCACTGGAATTTAATTTCCTTACGGATATCTGCGGTATTCACTATCCTGAATTCCCTGAAAAGGAAATTGGTGTTGTATATCATTTGCATAATATGATGGCCAATTTCAGATTACGTCTGAAAATCTTTATGTCCAGAGAAAATATTGAAGTAGACTCTCTTGTAGATCTGTATGTAGGAGCTAACTGGATGGAAAGAGAAACGTTTGATTTTTATGGGATTAAATTTAAAGGACACCCGGATCTGAGACCTATCCTGAATATGGAAGACCTGGGATACCACCCAATGTTGAAGGAATATCGCCTTGAAGACGGTACAAGAACCGACAAGAACGATAGTATGTTCGGAAGATAA
- a CDS encoding NADH-quinone oxidoreductase subunit B — translation MSDKKPVIRTDAPAPEGYEGEGFFATKLSSVIGMARKFSLWPLPFATSCCGIEFMATLNPTYDASRFGMERNSFSPRQADMLMVCGTISKKLGPVLKEVYTQMAEPKWVVAVGACASSGGIFDTYSVLQGIDKIIPVDVYVPGCPPRPEQIIEGVMQVQALAESESIRRRDMPEYQKLLDSYNISN, via the coding sequence ATGTCAGATAAAAAACCAGTAATAAGAACAGATGCACCTGCTCCCGAAGGCTATGAAGGAGAAGGGTTTTTCGCAACAAAACTGAGCAGTGTAATCGGGATGGCAAGAAAGTTTTCACTTTGGCCGTTACCCTTTGCAACCTCTTGTTGTGGTATCGAGTTTATGGCTACCCTGAACCCGACATATGATGCTTCAAGATTTGGTATGGAAAGAAACTCTTTCTCTCCAAGACAGGCAGATATGCTGATGGTTTGCGGAACTATATCAAAGAAATTAGGACCTGTCCTGAAAGAAGTGTACACTCAGATGGCTGAGCCGAAATGGGTGGTAGCAGTTGGAGCTTGTGCTTCCAGCGGTGGTATTTTTGATACGTATTCTGTACTTCAGGGAATTGACAAGATTATTCCGGTAGACGTTTACGTTCCCGGATGTCCTCCAAGACCTGAACAGATCATTGAAGGTGTAATGCAGGTACAGGCTCTTGCAGAAAGCGAAAGCATCAGAAGAAGAGACATGCCTGAATATCAGAAATTATTAGATTCTTACAACATAAGCAACTAA
- a CDS encoding 2Fe-2S iron-sulfur cluster-binding protein: MSEEVKKFKITIDGQTTEVLPGTSILEAARQIGGKSVPPAMCYYSKLETSGGRCRTCLVEVSKGSEADPRPMPKLVASCRTNVMDGMEVKNLTSEKAQEGRKAVTEFLLVNHPLDCPICDQAGECHLQDLGYEHGVENTRTEFERNTYEADDLGPNIKLNMNRCILCARCVLTANQLTETREHGILFRGDHAEISTYLNKALDNDFIGNVIDVCPVGALTDRTARFASRVWFTKPMNASCKCDKCSGKAVVWMKGDEIVRVTARKDQWGEVEEFICDTCRFERKSLSDWNIEGPRHIDRHSVISLNHYEKPKDELRVLDNPMAKEISEKDEK, translated from the coding sequence ATGAGCGAAGAAGTTAAAAAATTCAAAATAACTATAGACGGACAGACTACCGAAGTTTTGCCTGGTACTTCTATTCTGGAAGCTGCAAGACAAATTGGTGGTAAATCTGTGCCTCCTGCAATGTGCTACTACAGCAAGTTGGAAACCAGTGGAGGGAGATGTAGAACTTGTCTGGTAGAAGTTTCTAAAGGATCTGAAGCAGATCCTCGTCCTATGCCAAAATTAGTAGCAAGCTGCAGAACTAATGTAATGGACGGTATGGAAGTAAAAAATCTTACTTCTGAGAAAGCTCAGGAAGGAAGAAAAGCCGTTACCGAATTCCTATTGGTAAACCACCCGCTTGACTGCCCTATCTGTGACCAGGCAGGAGAATGTCATCTTCAGGACTTAGGATATGAGCATGGTGTTGAAAATACAAGAACAGAATTCGAAAGAAATACTTACGAAGCTGATGATCTTGGACCGAACATCAAATTAAATATGAACCGTTGTATTCTTTGCGCAAGATGTGTACTGACAGCCAACCAGCTTACAGAAACAAGAGAACACGGTATCCTTTTCAGAGGAGATCACGCTGAAATTTCAACGTATTTAAATAAAGCTTTAGACAATGACTTCATCGGAAACGTTATCGATGTTTGTCCTGTAGGAGCATTAACAGACAGAACAGCCCGTTTTGCCAGCAGAGTTTGGTTTACAAAACCAATGAACGCTTCTTGTAAATGTGATAAGTGTTCAGGAAAAGCTGTAGTATGGATGAAAGGTGACGAAATTGTAAGAGTTACTGCCAGAAAAGACCAGTGGGGAGAAGTGGAAGAATTCATCTGCGATACATGCCGTTTCGAAAGAAAATCTTTATCAGACTGGAATATCGAAGGTCCTAGACATATCGACAGACATTCTGTAATTTCATTGAACCACTACGAAAAGCCAAAAGACGAACTAAGAGTTTTAGACAATCCGATGGCTAAAGAAATCAGTGAAAAAGACGAAAAATAA
- the nuoE gene encoding complex I 24 kDa subunit family protein: protein MSETIAFKPESLAQVHKIIARYPEGRQKSALLPVLHLAQKEFGGWLDVPVMDYVAGLLSIQPIEVYEVATFYTMFNMKPVGKYVLEVCRTGPCMVCGSEKILDHIRTKLNIKDGETTEDGMFTLKPAECLGACGYAPMMQLGKFFHENLTIEKVDEILDLCRQGQVALD from the coding sequence ATGAGCGAAACAATAGCTTTTAAACCGGAAAGTTTAGCACAGGTACACAAAATTATCGCAAGATATCCTGAAGGAAGACAAAAATCTGCTCTTCTTCCTGTACTTCACTTGGCACAGAAAGAATTCGGAGGATGGTTAGATGTTCCTGTGATGGATTATGTTGCCGGACTATTAAGTATCCAACCGATCGAAGTATATGAAGTGGCTACTTTCTATACGATGTTCAATATGAAGCCGGTAGGTAAATATGTACTGGAAGTTTGCAGAACAGGACCTTGTATGGTTTGTGGAAGCGAAAAAATTCTGGATCATATCAGAACCAAACTGAACATTAAGGATGGAGAAACTACTGAAGATGGTATGTTTACTTTAAAACCAGCTGAATGTCTTGGAGCATGCGGATACGCACCCATGATGCAGCTAGGGAAATTCTTTCATGAAAATTTAACGATAGAAAAAGTAGATGAAATCCTTGATCTTTGCAGACAGGGACAAGTTGCTTTAGACTAA
- the nuoH gene encoding NADH-quinone oxidoreductase subunit NuoH, whose product MDLLTFKLILVLALFLLSLTIAAYSTWAERKVASIMQDRIGPNRAGPFGLLQPLADGGKFFFKEDFTPANAEKFLFVLGPALVMFISLITGAVIPWGKSLNIAGTSFDLQVANIDVGVLFIIGMASIGVYGIMIGGWASNNKYSLLGAIRASSQMISYELAMGLALLSIIMMSGSLDLKEITESQTTGKLWGVIPWVSGLNWNIFYQPIAFLVFFVAALAETNRHPFDLPECESELVTGYSTEYSSMKLGLYMFGEYVNMFISNAFMVVLFFGGYNYPGIEWVTQNWGENAAGILSIVAFLTKTVIGILIFMWIRWTLPRFRYDQLMHLGWKTLIPMALVNLLITGAVILAFGN is encoded by the coding sequence ATGGATTTACTTACATTTAAACTTATACTTGTACTAGCACTTTTTCTGCTGTCACTTACGATTGCAGCCTACTCTACCTGGGCAGAAAGAAAAGTTGCCTCTATTATGCAGGATAGAATTGGTCCCAACAGAGCCGGACCTTTCGGATTGCTGCAGCCTCTTGCTGACGGTGGAAAGTTTTTCTTCAAAGAAGACTTTACACCTGCCAATGCAGAAAAATTCCTTTTCGTATTAGGACCAGCGCTGGTAATGTTTATTTCATTGATTACAGGAGCTGTTATTCCTTGGGGTAAAAGTTTAAATATTGCAGGTACTTCTTTTGATCTTCAGGTAGCAAACATCGATGTTGGTGTACTTTTCATCATCGGTATGGCTTCCATCGGGGTTTACGGAATTATGATCGGAGGTTGGGCTTCGAACAACAAATATTCATTACTAGGTGCTATCCGTGCTTCTTCTCAGATGATTTCTTATGAATTGGCGATGGGATTAGCACTTCTTTCTATCATTATGATGTCTGGAAGTTTGGATTTAAAAGAAATCACTGAAAGTCAGACTACAGGAAAATTATGGGGAGTTATTCCATGGGTTTCAGGATTGAACTGGAACATTTTCTACCAGCCGATTGCATTCCTTGTTTTCTTTGTAGCTGCTTTGGCAGAAACCAACAGACACCCGTTCGATTTACCTGAGTGTGAATCTGAATTGGTAACAGGATACTCTACAGAGTACTCTTCCATGAAGTTAGGTTTATATATGTTCGGAGAATATGTGAACATGTTTATTTCCAATGCGTTCATGGTAGTTCTTTTCTTCGGAGGATATAACTATCCTGGTATTGAATGGGTAACTCAGAACTGGGGTGAAAATGCTGCAGGAATCTTAAGTATCGTAGCATTCCTTACGAAAACAGTAATCGGAATTCTGATCTTCATGTGGATCAGATGGACACTTCCAAGATTCAGATATGACCAGCTAATGCACTTAGGATGGAAAACACTAATCCCTATGGCATTGGTAAACCTATTAATTACAGGAGCTGTAATTTTAGCGTTTGGAAATTAA
- a CDS encoding NADH-quinone oxidoreductase subunit J has product MDQFLFFLVAFLAVASAVYFVFARNPLYAILSLIVTMFSIAGMYILLNAQFLAIIQIIVYAGAIMVLFLYILMMLNLNKQDESKKNNTLKFVGVFTACLLLIGVLGVFRGIQDHHIVVENVDRGVGLTKNLGRLLFNEYVLPFELASILILAGIVGAVLIGKKDL; this is encoded by the coding sequence ATGGATCAGTTTTTATTTTTCTTGGTGGCGTTTTTAGCTGTGGCAAGTGCAGTTTATTTTGTATTTGCAAGAAATCCTCTATATGCTATTTTGTCATTAATTGTTACGATGTTTTCAATTGCCGGAATGTACATTCTTCTCAATGCACAGTTCCTGGCAATCATCCAGATTATTGTTTACGCAGGTGCCATCATGGTACTTTTCCTTTACATCTTAATGATGCTTAACCTTAATAAACAAGACGAAAGTAAGAAGAACAATACTTTAAAATTTGTTGGAGTTTTTACTGCATGTCTTTTATTAATTGGAGTTTTAGGGGTATTCAGAGGAATTCAGGACCACCACATTGTTGTTGAAAATGTAGACAGAGGGGTAGGTCTTACGAAAAATCTGGGTAGACTTTTGTTTAATGAATATGTTTTACCGTTTGAGCTTGCTTCCATCCTAATTCTGGCAGGTATTGTAGGCGCGGTATTAATCGGTAAAAAAGATTTATAA
- a CDS encoding NuoI/complex I 23 kDa subunit family protein, whose protein sequence is MKLTNRSKVVSNKEMTLAEKIYLPAIFTGMGITFKHAVRTVIKGAPAVYSYPEVQKPRTTIWRGQHVLKRDEEGRERCTACGLCAVACPAEAITMTAAERTKEEKHLYREEKYASVYEINMLRCIFCGMCEEACPKSAIYLTDRLVDVETNRGSFIYGKDKLVEKINERIDITTRQSEKQKNAVK, encoded by the coding sequence ATGAAACTTACAAACAGATCAAAAGTTGTTTCCAATAAAGAAATGACCCTTGCTGAAAAAATCTACCTTCCTGCGATCTTTACAGGAATGGGGATTACATTTAAGCATGCTGTAAGAACCGTGATAAAGGGTGCTCCCGCAGTATATTCGTATCCGGAAGTACAGAAGCCAAGAACCACCATCTGGAGAGGCCAGCACGTTTTGAAAAGAGACGAAGAAGGCAGAGAAAGATGTACAGCTTGCGGACTTTGTGCGGTAGCTTGTCCTGCAGAAGCCATTACAATGACTGCTGCTGAAAGAACTAAAGAGGAAAAACATCTTTACAGAGAAGAGAAATACGCTTCAGTATATGAAATCAATATGCTAAGATGTATTTTCTGCGGTATGTGTGAAGAAGCTTGTCCTAAATCTGCCATCTATCTTACCGACAGGTTGGTAGACGTAGAAACCAACAGAGGTTCTTTCATTTACGGAAAAGATAAATTAGTTGAAAAAATAAATGAAAGGATTGATATCACCACAAGACAATCCGAGAAACAAAAAAATGCGGTAAAATAA
- the nuoF gene encoding NADH-quinone oxidoreductase subunit NuoF: protein MSKKLLLKDAHIEGIRYFETYRKQGGYTAAEKALKMTPDEILEEVKASGLRGRGGAGFPTGMKWSFLAKPEGVPRHLVVNADESEPGTFKDRYLMEFLPHLLIEGMLISSYCLGSNTSYIYIRGEYSWIPDILEEAIEEAKAAGFLGKNILGTGFDLEIYVQRGGGAYICGEETALLESLEGKRGNPRLKPPFPAVKGLWERPTVVNNVESIAAVVPIIDITGAEYAKIGVGRSTGTKLISACGNINKPGVYEIDMTITVEEFIYSDEYCGGIKDGKKLKACIPGGSSVPIVPANLLLRTVNGEPRYMNYESLADGGFATGTMMGSGGFIVLDEDQCIVEHTMTLARFYNHESCGQCTPCREGTGWMYKILKKIEKGEGKMEDIDLLWDIQRKIEGNTICPLGDAAAWPVAAAIRHFRDEFEWHVKNPELSQTQNYGLAHYADPIPAVEKNA from the coding sequence ATGAGTAAAAAACTTTTACTTAAAGACGCACATATAGAAGGTATCCGCTACTTTGAGACTTACCGTAAACAGGGAGGTTATACAGCAGCTGAAAAAGCCTTGAAGATGACTCCGGACGAAATTCTTGAAGAAGTAAAAGCTTCAGGACTGAGAGGTCGTGGTGGAGCTGGATTCCCAACAGGAATGAAATGGAGCTTTCTGGCCAAACCTGAAGGTGTTCCAAGACACCTTGTTGTGAATGCGGATGAATCTGAACCTGGAACATTCAAGGACAGATATCTGATGGAGTTCCTTCCTCATTTATTGATTGAGGGAATGCTAATTTCTTCTTACTGTTTAGGATCCAATACTTCTTATATCTACATCCGTGGAGAATATTCGTGGATTCCGGATATCCTTGAAGAAGCTATTGAAGAAGCTAAAGCAGCAGGATTTTTAGGTAAAAATATTTTAGGAACCGGTTTCGATCTTGAAATCTATGTACAGAGAGGTGGTGGAGCATACATCTGCGGTGAAGAAACGGCATTGCTTGAGTCCCTTGAAGGAAAAAGAGGTAACCCGAGATTAAAACCACCATTCCCGGCTGTAAAAGGTCTTTGGGAAAGACCAACAGTGGTAAACAACGTTGAATCCATTGCGGCAGTAGTTCCGATCATTGATATTACAGGTGCTGAGTATGCTAAAATCGGAGTGGGAAGATCTACAGGTACGAAATTGATTTCTGCTTGTGGGAACATCAACAAACCGGGTGTATACGAAATCGATATGACGATCACTGTAGAGGAATTCATTTATTCTGATGAATATTGCGGTGGTATTAAGGATGGTAAAAAATTAAAGGCTTGTATTCCTGGAGGAAGTTCTGTTCCGATTGTTCCAGCAAATCTATTGCTAAGAACCGTGAACGGAGAGCCAAGATATATGAATTATGAATCATTGGCAGATGGTGGTTTTGCTACCGGAACCATGATGGGTTCAGGAGGTTTCATCGTTTTGGATGAAGACCAGTGTATTGTAGAACACACCATGACATTGGCGAGATTCTACAATCACGAAAGCTGCGGACAATGTACACCTTGCCGTGAAGGAACGGGATGGATGTACAAGATTTTAAAGAAAATCGAGAAAGGAGAAGGAAAAATGGAAGATATCGATCTGCTTTGGGATATCCAGAGAAAAATCGAAGGAAATACGATTTGTCCGTTGGGTGATGCAGCAGCTTGGCCGGTTGCAGCAGCGATCCGTCACTTCAGAGATGAATTTGAGTGGCACGTAAAAAACCCAGAGTTGTCTCAGACACAAAATTATGGATTGGCACATTATGCTGACCCTATCCCGGCTGTTGAAAAGAACGCATAA